One window of Camelina sativa cultivar DH55 chromosome 4, Cs, whole genome shotgun sequence genomic DNA carries:
- the LOC104780825 gene encoding putative BTB/POZ domain-containing protein At3g49970 produces the protein MSGKKEELLSSAMKRTSEWISSQDIPSDVAVHVGETLFSLHKFPLVSKCGFIKKLASESSNDSNITVIKIPDFPGGAEAFELTIKFCYDISFEINTENIAVLRCAADYLEMTEEHSVENLVETTEVYLNEVILKSLSKSVKVLKQSQDLLPVAERVRLVDRCIDSIAYATCQESQSNAGIVEGLAEDLSALRIDMLRRVLIAMTARGFKQYALGPVLVTYAQKALTGLDIFGKGKKKIEAEQEHEKRLILETVVSLLPRERNSVSVTFLSMLLRAAIYLETTVACRLDLEKRMGLQLRQAVLDDLLISSYSSNGDNKMFDVDTVQRILMNYLEFEVEGSSADFASDIGGLMESYLAEIASDRNVNLAKFIGFAECIPKQSRITEDGMYQAIDIYLKTHPNISEMEKKKVCSLMDCQKLSREKCAHAAQNDRLPVQTVVQVLYYEQQSLREILSDSDSPPAAAVTVEDTLTPPELRTYNNDLSKLNRENQDLKLELIKVKMKFKELEKEQKAFEVTSGSDCSSSVSIASVVKPRLPRKSFMSSVSRQLGKLNLFGQRQVQTKPPKGRRHSIS, from the exons ATGTCTGGAAAGAAAGAGGAGCTTCTGTCCTCAGCCATGAAAAGAACTAGTGAATG gATTTCTTCTCAAGACATACCAAGTGACGTTGCTGTTCATGTTGGAGAAACTTTGTTTTCACTTCACAAg TTCCCACTTGTTTCAAAATGTGGGTTTATAAAGAAACTTGCTTCTGAATCAAGCAACGATTCGAACATTACCGTTATCAAGATCCCAGATTTTCCCGGTGGTGCAGAAGCATTTGAGCTAACAATCAAGTTCTGCTACGACATAAGCTTCGAGATAAACACAGAGAATATTGCGGTGCTACGATGTGCAGCAGATTATCTAGAGATGACAGAGGAACACTCTGTTGAAAACCTTGTGGAGACAACAGAGGTTTACTTAAACGAAGTGATCCTCAAGAGTTTATCGAAATCTGTTAAAGTTCTAAAACAATCTCAGGATCTGTTGCCTGTAGCCGAGAGAGTAAGACTCGTGGACCGGTGTATCGATTCAATTGCTTATGCAACTTGTCAGGAGAGCCAGAGCAATGCGGGTATAGTTGAAGGGTTGGCTGAAGATTTATCTGCTCTAAGGATTGATATGCTTCGACGTGTCTTGATCGCAATGACTGCTAGAGGGTTTAAGCAATACGCTCTTGGTCCAGTGCTTGTGACCTATGCTCAAAAAGCTCTTACAGGTTTG GACATTTTTGGGAAGGGGAAAAAGAAGATTGAGGCAGAACAAGAACATGAGAAAAGGTTGATTCTTGAAACAGTTGTGAGTCTTCTTCCGAGGGAGAGGAACTCAGTCTCAGTTACCTTTCTTTCGATGCTTTTAAGAGCTGCGATATACCTCGAAACCACGGTAGCTTGCAGGCTTGATTTGGAGAAGAGAATGGGATTACAGCTAAGACAAGCCGTGCTTGATGatctcttgatttcttcttaCTCATCGAATGGAGACAACAAAATGTTTGATGTTGACACTGTTCAACGTATCCTCATGAACTATCTTGAGTTTGAAGTTGAAGGAAGCTCTGCTGACTTTGCCAGTGATATTGGTGGATTGATGGAGAGTTATCTCGCTGAAATTGCTTCTGATAGAAACGTAAACTTGGCGAAATTCATCGGTTTCGCTGAATGCATTCCGAAACAGTCTAGGATTACTGAAGATGGGATGTATCAAGCCATAGACATCTATCTCAag ACACATCCGAATATAAgtgaaatggagaagaagaaagtttgcAGCTTAATGGACTGTCAAAAGCTATCACGAGAAAAGTGTGCTCACGCAGCTCAAAACGATCGTCTCCCTGTGCAAACCGTAGTTCAAGTTCTCTACTACGAGCAACAAAGTCTACGTGAAATTTTAAGCGATTCAGATTCTCCACCAGCAGCAGCAGTAACCGTAGAAGATACTCTTACTCCTCCTGAGCTCAGAACCTACAACAATGACCTCTCCAAACTAAACCGCGAAAACCAAGACTTGAAGCTCGAGTTGATCAAAGTGAAAATGAAGTTCAAGGAGTTGGAGAAGGAACAGAAAGCTTTTGAAGTCACGAGTGGTTCGGATTGTTCTTCTTCGGTTTCGATTGCTTCGGTGGTTAAGCCTCGATTACCGAGAAAGTCATTTATGAGCTCTGTTTCTCGACAGCTCGGAAAGCTTAACCTTTTTGGCCAAAGACAAGTACAAACCAAACCACCTAAAGGCCGAAGACACTCT
- the LOC104783968 gene encoding putative F-box protein At3g49980 — protein sequence MTKKRLTSKTSFDLEILRVLGFECSVITMSELPHDLLEEILCRVPATSLKRLRSTCKQWNRLFSDKKFSKKHSAKAAKQFMVLTLTKKFEVCLLNVSLHNGVPSLEVTCELSLTDHSNSNHVNIDQVFHCDGLLLCTIKEDSRIVVWNPCTSETKWIQTKCSFHDFVLGYYQDNKTGNKRYMILSYKCYNCHDQEFIIYDISSNSWRIIDVTPIPNYHFAYPYYRVSLKGKTYWFGHDEKEEELGLISFDYKTERFKRLNLPYMCDRYEDLYLSVVGDEKHSVLLEREDTSRKEIWVTTTNKIDDETKEMSWSKLLEVEVHTAGRDSWRGISFLVDEKKKAVVCCEKRLFNNLYLSLKAVSIVEEDSKVRQVAFRVITVTSYWPYLVDYVPSLIQIQ from the exons ATGACGAAAAAACGTCTAACATCCAAAACCAGTTTTGATCTTGAAATTCTC CGAGTCTTAGGCTTTGAATGTTCGGTGATTACCATGTCGGAGCTTCCACATGATTTATTAGAAGAGATACTATGTCGCGTTCCAGCCACATCTCTGAAACGTTTACGATCTACTTGCAAACAATGGAATCGTTTATTCAGCGAtaagaaattctcaaaaaaGCACTCTGCTAAAGCCGCAAAACAGTTTATGGTTCTCAcgctaacaaaaaaatttgaggtTTGTTTACTGAACGTCAGTCTCCATAATGGAGTACCTTCTCTAGAGGTTACATGTGAACTTAGCTTAACGGATCATTCTAATTCGAATCATGTCAACATAGATCAAGTCTTTCACTGTGATGGCTTGTTGTTGTGCACCATCAAAGAAGACAGTAGAATCGTGGTGTGGAACCCGTGTACTAGTGAAACCAAGTGGATCCAAACAAAATGTAGTTTCCATGACTTTGTTCTTGGATACTACCAAGACAACAAAACCGGTAACAAGAGGTACATGATATTGAGCTACAAGTGTTATAATTGTCACGACCAAGAATTCATAATTTATGACATTAGCTCTAACTCATGGAGGATTATTGATGTCACTCCGATTCCAAACTACCACTTCGCATATCCTTATTACCGCGTGTCTTTGAAGGGAAAGACTTACTGGTTTGGTCATgatgagaaagaggaagagcTCGGTTTAATCAGTTTTGATtataaaacagagagatttaAACGTCTAAATCTTCCCTATATGTGCGATCGTTACGAAGATTTGTATCTATCAGTTGTCGGAGATGAGAAACATTCGGTATTACTAGAGCGTGAAGATACATCAAGGAAAGAGATATgggtaacaacaacaaataagatTGATGATGAGACCAAAGAGATGTCGTGGAGCAAGCTTTTAGAAGTGGAAGTCCATACTGCTGGACGTGATTCTTGGCGTGGCATAAGTTTCTTGGtcgatgaaaaaaagaaagccgTCGTGTGTTGTGAGAAACGTTTGTTTAACAACCTTTACCTTTCACTTAAAGCAGTGTCCATTGTTGAGGAGGATAGTAAAGTCAGACAAGTGGCCTTTCGAGTTATAACAGTGACTTCATATTGGCCATATTTGGTTGATTACGTTCCAAGTTTGATTCAAATCCAATAA
- the LOC104780827 gene encoding protein LTV1 homolog: MGKKKFIDKKKAATFELCPRDTSDPRYSDAPGGDKIFLRVDQNPVNINAFVEEEEEEEEVEDYSKFEDAPEELAYGYSIGDSSNPLPAHLRKEILELGYPDDGYNYLEHLREIKNTGGGSNFYTNPKFEIDQLPRDVKAYDASRVKISGMLNEEGNDKLMYNVASKTVNVKVQRAIDPEVAALLENSDGSEFGSDVEDLEEDFVIQANLTQQGEASGVSNSKVELSEKREVRDRENVVGSTDKLVAENPRVPRPFDEQFDQLVLNEYGSDSDCDGYIAEEGEEEEGYMAQDIQSLIHEKAKNYELEEKYMNPADILKNSDSVKDKEEMDTAAHVIRRTVEYAENFDNGNEDEFVEITDESSDESEKYDCCTIISTYSNLDNHPGKINAPLSARQKKLSETVGKALSSNGNIITLGRGMLPVEFLPGRKAEPTVVEPEIPKAEPIKRKPHGQESKEEKKERKNAVKTERREARKMKKEIKELYRGETQRAQRAVAVSGPSSIPLK, from the coding sequence atggggaagaagaagtttatTGATAAGAAAAAGGCGGCGACTTTCGAGTTGTGTCCTCGTGATACGTCTGACCCAAGATACAGTGACGCACCTGGTGGTGATAAGATCTTCTTACGAGTTGATCAGAACCCTGTTAACATCAATGcttttgttgaagaagaagaagaagaagaagaggtagaaGACTACTCAAAGTTCGAAGATGCTCCTGAAGAGTTGGCTTACGGTTACTCCATTGGGGATTCGAGTAATCCTTTACCTGCTCATTTGAGGAAGGAGATTTTGGAGTTAGGGTATCCTGATGATGGTTATAATTACTTGGAGCATCTGAGAGAGATTAAGAACACTGGTGGTGGTTCTAATTTCTATACAAACCCCAAGTTTGAGATTGATCAGTTACCTCGTGATGTCAAGGCTTATGATGCGTCTCGTGTTAAGATCTCTGGTATGCTGAATGAAGAAGGTAATGATAAGTTGATGTATAATGTGGCGTCTAAAACTGTTAACGTCAAGGTGCAGAGAGCTATTGATCCTGAAGTTGCTGCCTTGCTTGAGAACAGTGATGGGTCTGAGTTTGGTTCTGATGTTGAGGATTTGGAAGAAGATTTTGTCATTCAAGCTAATCTTACTCAACAGGGTGAAGCGTCTGGTGTGAGCAATAGCAAGGTTGAGCTCTCTGAAAAACGTGAGGTAAGGGATAGAGAAAATGTTGTTGGGTCAACTGATAAACTAGTAGCTGAAAACCCGAGAGTTCCTCGTCCATTCGATGAGCAATTTGATCAGCTCGTACTCAATGAATATGGCAGTGACAGTGACTGTGATGGTTACATagctgaagaaggagaagaagaagaagggtacaTGGCTCAAGACATTCAGAGTCTTATTCATGAGAAGGCGAAAAATTATGAGCTTGAAGAGAAATATATGAACCCTGCGGATATATTGAAGAACAGTGACTCTGTAAAAGATAAAGAGGAAATGGACACTGCTGCTCATGTTATCCGCAGAACTGTAGAATATGCTGAGAATTTTGATAACGGGAATGAAGATGAATTTGTAGAGATTACTGATGAGAGCAGCGACGAAAGCGAGAAGTATGATTGTTGCACCATAATCTCAACGTACTCGAATCTTGATAACCACCCTGGTAAAATCAATGCTCCATTGTCAGCCAGGCAGAAGAAGCTTAGTGAAACAGTAGGTAAAGCATTGAGTTCAAATGGCAATATCATTACCCTAGGAAGAGGAATGCTTCCAGTTGAGTTTCTACCCGGAAGGAAAGCTGAACCAACCGTTGTTGAACCGGAAATCCCAAAAGCTGAACCGATCAAGAGGAAGCCTCATGGTCAAGAgtcaaaagaagagaagaaagagcgCAAAAATGCTGTGAAAACCGAAAGGCGAGAAgcaaggaagatgaagaaagagataaaagagCTGTATCGCGGTGAAACGCAGCGTGCTCAGAGAGCTGTTGCTGTTTCTGGTCCATCTTCGATTCCTCTAAAATAA
- the LOC104780828 gene encoding casein kinase II subunit alpha-2 has product MRLIFFFFFSYSLLFASLLRRCLLLLCSILVLRAPLAHSPLLPSTTVTSVESDAAGNKFDPAEISLSASATVMSKARVYTDINVIRPKDYWDYESLIVQWGEQDDYEVVRKVGRGKYSEVFEGINMNSSEKCIIKILKPVKKKKIRREIKILQNLCGGPNIVKLLDVVRDQHSKTPSLIFEYVNSTDFKILYPTLTDYDIRYYIYELLKALDYCHSQGIMHRDVKPHNVMIDHELRKLRLIDWGLAEFYHPGKEYNVRVASRYFKGPELLVDLQDYDYSLDMWSLGCMFAGMIFRKEPFFYGHDNQDQLVKIAKVLGTDELNAYLNKYQLELDAQLEALVGRHSRKPWSKFINADNRHLVSPEAIDYLDKLLRYDHQDRLTAKEAMAHPYFAQVRAAESSRMRTQ; this is encoded by the exons ATGCgcctaatcttcttcttcttcttttcctacTCTCTTCTCTTTGCATCGCTTCTTCGACGGTGCCTGTTATTATTGTGCAGCATCTTGGTCTTGCGTGCGCCGTTGGCGCATTCTCCTCTCCTACCATCAACCACCGTCACCTCTGTTGAATCAGACGCCGCTGGTAACAAGTTCGATCCAGCCGAGATCTCTCTTTCCGCCTCCGCAACAGTGATGTCGAAAGCTCGTGTTTATACCGATATTAACGTGATCCGACCCAAGGATTATTGGGATTACGAATCTCTCATTGTTCAGTGGGG GGAGCAAGATGATTACGAGGTAGTGAGGAAAGTGGGGAGAGGTAAGTACAGTGAGGTTTTTGAGGGGATTAACATGAATAGCAGCGAGAAGTGTATAATCAAGATCCTTAAGCctgttaagaagaagaag ATTAGGAGAGAGATTAAAATTCTTCAGAATCTCTGTGGAGGGCCAAATATTGTCAAGCTGCTTGATGTTGTCAGAGATCAACACTCTAAAACCCCAAGCTTGATATTCGAGTATGTTAACAGCACTGACTTTAAAATTCTGTATCCGACATTGACTGATTATGACATCCGGTACTACATCTATGAGCTGTTGAAG GCTTTGGACTACTGCCACTCACAAGGAATAATGCACAGAGATGTCAAGCCACACAATGTCATGATCGACCATGAGCTGCGTAAACTTCGCCTCATAGATTGGGGTCTCGCTGAATTTTATCATCCTGGAAAAGAGTACAACGTCCGTGTGGCCTCAAG ATACTTCAAGGGACCCGAACTCCTAGTGGATTTACAGGACTATGACTATTCCTTGGACATGTGGAGCCTCGGTTGCATGTTTGCTGGGATG ATATTCCGTAAGGAACCTTTCTTCTATGGCCATGACAACCAGGATCAGCTCGTCAAAATTGCCAAG GTCCTTGGAACCGATGAATTGAATGCATACCTGAATAAGTATCAGTTAGAACTTGATGCTCAATTAGAGGCACTTGTTGGGAG ACATAGCAGGAAGCCTTGGTCCAAATTCATCAACGCTGACAATCGTCATTTGGTCTCACCTGAG GCGATTGATTACCTGGACAAGCTCCTTCGGTATGATCATCAAGACAGATTAACTGCAAAAGAAGCAATG GCTCACCCGTATTTTGCGCAAGTCAGGGCAGCAGAAAGCAGCAGAATGAGGActcaatag